Proteins found in one Mangifera indica cultivar Alphonso chromosome 15, CATAS_Mindica_2.1, whole genome shotgun sequence genomic segment:
- the LOC123197357 gene encoding mitochondrial carrier protein MTM1-like gives MAEAVKTQNPWMSSQQTATMGVNGRDLLLMELVVSDREKLGFSTSQSQQTASASPSDMKLGFGVRAFSAAGAAFLSAIIVNPLDVAKTRLQAQAAGVPYSHPLSNIVTRMEYFGPRTLFADLRCSPSCARAGVHGTVSICPPDCFQYKGTLDVFYKIIRQEGFSRLWRGTNAGLALAVPTVGIYLPCYDVFRNWLEDLTTRNAPFATPYVPLVAGSLARSLACATCYPIELARTRMQAFKETQIGKKPPGVWRTLLGVVSDVKSSNNVQKSLQGYRVLWTGMGTQLARDVPFSAICWSTLEPIRRELLSLVGEESNAAGVLGANFSAGFVAGSLAGAATCPLDVAKTRRQIEKDPDRALRMTTRQTLIEVWRDSGIKGLFTGVGPRVARVGPSVGIVVSFYEVVKYALHNS, from the exons ATGGCGGAGGCCGTGAAAACGCAGAATCCATGGATGAGTTCCCAGCAAACGGCAACTATGGGCGTCAACGGTCGTGACTTGCTGTTGATGGAATTGGTGGTTTCTGATAGAGAGAAGCTAGGATTCAGTACTTCGCAGTCTCAACAAACGGCCAGTGCATCGCCATCTGATATGAAGTTAGGATTTGGCGTGAGAGCTTTCTCCGCAGCCGGTGCTGCCTTTTTGTCGGCAATTATTGTTAATCCTCTTGATGTAGCCAAG aCGAGACTGCAAGCGCAGGCTGCTGGAGTCCCTTATTCGCATCCGTTAAGTAATATCGTTACTCGCATGGAATATTTTGGACCGAGAACG TTGTTTGCTGATTTAAGGTGTTCTCCGTCTTGCGCCCGCGCCGGAGTTCATGGTACTGTTTCAATTTGTCCTCCGGATTGTTTTCAGTACAAGGGAACCCTTGATgtcttttacaaaattataagaCAG GAAGGATTTTCAAGGCTGTGGAGAGGCACAAATGCTGGTCTGGCGTTGGCTGTACCAACG GTGGGGATCTATCTGCCCTGCTATGACGTGTTCCGCAACTGGTTAGAGGATTTAACGACCCGGAATGCTCCATTTGCAACACCATATGTTCCTTTGGTTGCAGGATCATTGGCACGCTCATTAGCTTGCGCAACTTGCTACCCTATTGAACTTGCCAGGACCAGGATGCAG GCATTCAAGGAGACCCAAATCGGTAAGAAGCCTCCTGGTGTCTGGAGGACCCTACTTGGTGTTGTCTCTGATGTTAAGAGCTCAAATAATGTTCAAAAGAGCT TGCAAGGCTACCGCGTGCTTTGGACAGGCATGGGAACCCAGCTTGCTCGTGATGTTCCTTTCTCAGCAATTTGTTGGTCCACACTTGAACCT ATCCGGAGAGAACTTCTTAGTCTGGTTGGTGAGGAATCCAATGCAGCAGGAGTTCTAGGAGCAAACTTTTCTGCTGGTTTTGTCGCTGGAAGCCTTGCTGGAGCTGCTACATGTCCTCTAGATGTTGCAAAAACCCGAAGGCAAATTGAG aAAGATCCTGACAGGGCATTGAGGATGACAACACGGCAAACACTGATTGAGGTTTGGAG GGATTCGGGAATAAAGGGTTTGTTTACAGGAGTTGGTCCTCGTGTTGCCCGTGTAGGACCTTCAGTTGGGATTGTGGTTTCATTCTATGAAGTGGTGAAGTATGCTCTACATAACAGTTAA